In a genomic window of Streptomyces sp. NBC_01231:
- a CDS encoding VOC family protein — protein sequence MTATLGAFVLGTPDPPALADFYRALLGWQEVDRQPEWVRLKAPDQERPSLSFQLETDHTPPTWPQGPGTQQMQAHLDLQVDDLEAETERACALGATLQEHQPQKDLRVLRDPHGHPFCLFLPGA from the coding sequence ATGACTGCAACGCTCGGTGCCTTTGTTCTCGGTACTCCCGATCCTCCCGCGCTGGCCGACTTCTACCGGGCCCTGCTCGGCTGGCAGGAAGTCGATCGACAGCCGGAATGGGTTCGTCTGAAGGCTCCAGACCAGGAACGCCCCAGTCTCAGCTTCCAGTTGGAGACCGATCACACTCCTCCGACGTGGCCGCAGGGCCCGGGCACTCAGCAGATGCAGGCGCACTTGGACCTGCAAGTCGATGACCTGGAGGCGGAGACCGAACGGGCTTGCGCCCTGGGCGCGACGCTGCAGGAGCATCAGCCTCAGAAGGACCTTCGGGTCCTCCGCGACCCTCACGGCCATCCGTTCTGCCTCTTCCTTCCGGGTGCCTGA
- a CDS encoding DUF4232 domain-containing protein: MMRTFRKTTRARTLGALGLAAAALLAATACEPSDDKAGNTPPPKSSTSPSVSAPTPTASSTSTPSSVQPSVSAPTPTASSTSAASSAKPSAPGRPGEAAGDPKGINGNCPDDSTDVKVEWAVPPTKDDSKLLLIVTNTSTKPCKLRTYPVLRLEDGHGQLVGVFKNSKPQTEVTLTPGKEAYAGLLLRQSNNDVSTLVKNLALAPHGQSPDNNTGEGVLLDMPKGGVRVDDKARVTYWNSSSEAAVSPLFAH; this comes from the coding sequence ATGATGCGCACTTTCCGCAAGACGACCCGCGCCCGGACGCTCGGCGCTCTTGGCCTCGCCGCCGCCGCGCTCCTGGCCGCCACGGCCTGCGAGCCGAGCGACGACAAGGCCGGCAACACCCCGCCGCCGAAGTCCTCCACCTCCCCTTCCGTCTCCGCGCCCACACCGACTGCCTCCTCGACCTCCACGCCGTCCTCTGTCCAGCCTTCCGTCTCCGCGCCCACGCCGACTGCCTCCTCGACCTCCGCAGCGTCCTCTGCCAAGCCGTCCGCGCCGGGACGTCCGGGCGAGGCCGCGGGCGACCCGAAGGGCATCAACGGCAACTGCCCCGACGACTCCACCGACGTCAAGGTGGAGTGGGCCGTGCCTCCCACGAAGGACGACTCGAAGCTCCTGCTGATCGTCACCAACACCAGCACCAAGCCGTGCAAGCTGCGGACCTACCCGGTACTCCGGCTGGAGGACGGCCACGGCCAGCTCGTCGGGGTCTTCAAGAACTCCAAGCCGCAGACGGAGGTGACCCTCACCCCCGGCAAGGAGGCGTATGCGGGTCTGCTCCTGCGCCAGAGCAACAACGACGTCAGCACCCTCGTGAAGAACTTGGCGCTCGCGCCGCACGGTCAGAGCCCCGACAACAACACCGGGGAGGGTGTACTCCTGGACATGCCGAAGGGCGGCGTGCGCGTGGACGACAAGGCCCGCGTGACATATTGGAACAGCAGTTCGGAGGCTGCCGTGTCGCCGCTGTTCGCCCACTGA
- a CDS encoding polysaccharide lyase has product MPIRPMTPRTRTLWSALPVGAAVGILALAWPAQAASIWTGDASGGAGVFGLLNCDAPGSITTTNDAQRGSIWKYSKPSGSNRCESHGIKVDGAKYTFQNGKTYWFGWSSKLSSTVDNNANFQWKSYGDHIQNWPVVLKMISGRATVIQRQPDGKVYTIWSAPVSAGQWNRYAIGLHLSDATKGGWVELYFNGKRQTFSDGTTQWACRTFDSSNDPKWGTYGAQGSSVINYIDDLKAGTTYNDVD; this is encoded by the coding sequence ATGCCCATTCGACCCATGACACCTCGTACGAGGACGCTGTGGTCAGCGTTACCCGTCGGCGCCGCCGTCGGCATACTCGCGCTCGCATGGCCGGCTCAGGCCGCCTCCATCTGGACCGGCGATGCCTCCGGCGGCGCCGGCGTGTTCGGGCTGCTGAACTGTGACGCCCCCGGCAGCATCACCACAACGAACGACGCACAGCGGGGCTCGATCTGGAAGTACAGCAAGCCGAGCGGCAGCAACCGCTGCGAGAGCCACGGCATCAAGGTCGACGGCGCGAAGTACACCTTCCAGAACGGGAAGACCTACTGGTTCGGCTGGTCGAGCAAGCTGTCCAGCACTGTGGACAACAACGCCAACTTCCAGTGGAAGTCCTACGGCGATCACATCCAGAACTGGCCGGTCGTGCTGAAGATGATCAGCGGCCGCGCCACGGTGATCCAGCGTCAGCCCGACGGCAAGGTCTACACGATCTGGTCGGCGCCCGTCTCGGCCGGCCAGTGGAACCGCTACGCGATCGGGCTGCATCTGTCCGACGCGACCAAGGGCGGATGGGTCGAGCTCTATTTCAACGGCAAACGCCAGACATTCAGCGACGGCACCACGCAGTGGGCCTGCCGCACCTTCGACAGCAGCAACGACCCGAAGTGGGGCACGTACGGGGCACAGGGAAGCAGCGTCATCAACTACATCGACGACCTCAAGGCCGGAACCACATACAACGACGTGGACTGA
- a CDS encoding DUF6215 domain-containing protein, with product MLGFLLRLLPFWVREPLLIAVGSVFGVRIMYLAVRDHDRVAAGIGAVFLVFTAIRVHTVVRALRARRNLTPAAAADRVAVDAAAQPQTQTQAQAQAQAHVQAQAQAQPGIGPRPGPDTSEKEPNAWGQAVAAVAVFGALAAALWVAPQVMPSDDNTPQPASCSDGEHEELPKAYKQTPQPVTGEELCKALNRPDLAKLLGTPEETATTASGTNNTAPLTDGKVAQPEAEVKFDTYTVNVSATYNELSTDQYVKLMKFGNEKDVKTLRVLGRPAVFSSDHTMKIEINLGSGSSGGPVEQGPLARTLSVALDRNDQGGYCDITVWSTSGALPTDSVLLDIAEKVLPTIPERSVR from the coding sequence ATGCTCGGTTTCCTCCTCCGTCTCCTGCCGTTCTGGGTCCGCGAGCCCCTGCTCATCGCGGTCGGGTCCGTTTTCGGCGTACGCATCATGTATCTCGCCGTCCGCGATCACGATCGGGTCGCGGCCGGTATCGGCGCGGTGTTCCTCGTGTTCACCGCAATACGCGTCCACACGGTGGTCCGGGCCCTGCGCGCACGCCGCAACCTGACTCCGGCGGCCGCCGCAGACCGGGTGGCAGTCGATGCTGCCGCCCAACCTCAGACCCAGACCCAGGCCCAGGCCCAGGCCCAGGCTCACGTCCAGGCCCAGGCCCAGGCCCAGCCCGGAATTGGGCCGCGTCCCGGCCCGGACACCTCGGAGAAGGAGCCCAACGCATGGGGCCAGGCCGTCGCTGCCGTGGCCGTGTTCGGGGCACTCGCGGCCGCGCTGTGGGTGGCCCCACAGGTGATGCCGTCCGACGACAACACCCCTCAGCCCGCCTCGTGTTCAGACGGGGAACACGAGGAGCTGCCGAAGGCATACAAGCAGACGCCCCAGCCTGTGACCGGTGAAGAGCTGTGCAAGGCGCTCAACCGGCCAGACCTGGCCAAGCTCCTTGGAACACCTGAAGAGACCGCGACCACTGCTTCCGGCACCAACAACACCGCTCCTCTGACTGATGGGAAGGTGGCGCAGCCGGAGGCCGAGGTCAAGTTCGACACCTACACCGTGAATGTCTCGGCCACTTACAACGAGCTGTCGACCGACCAATACGTCAAGCTGATGAAGTTCGGGAATGAGAAGGACGTCAAGACGCTTAGGGTTCTCGGTCGGCCCGCGGTCTTCTCCTCGGATCACACCATGAAGATCGAGATCAATCTCGGGAGCGGCAGTTCCGGCGGACCAGTCGAACAAGGTCCCCTGGCCAGGACGCTGTCCGTGGCCCTGGACCGCAATGACCAGGGCGGCTACTGCGACATCACCGTGTGGAGCACGTCCGGAGCCCTCCCGACGGACAGCGTTCTCCTCGACATCGCTGAAAAGGTTCTACCGACGATCCCCGAACGGTCCGTCCGATGA
- a CDS encoding GDSL-type esterase/lipase family protein — protein sequence MPLGDSITGSPGCWRSLLWKQLQDAGYTDIDFVGTLNAQSCALTHDADNEGHGGFQATATADQNLLPGWLAATRPDIVVMHFGTNDVWSSIAPDTILAAYTKLVGQMRASNPAMKVLVAQLIPINPSSCAECAARTVAFNQRIPAWAHGITTAQSPVTVVDQWTGFDTATDTYDGVHPNASGDTKMAARWYPALSALLTPGDPGDPGDPGSGSCSATFRAVSVWQGGYQGEVTVTNTSSTAAISSWAVTLALPTGSRLTQVWNGALTGTTVRNAGWNGTVTAGASTTFGFLASTSAAAGTPSATATCAAS from the coding sequence ATGCCGCTCGGCGACTCCATCACCGGCTCCCCGGGATGCTGGCGCTCTCTCCTCTGGAAGCAGCTCCAGGACGCCGGTTACACCGACATCGACTTCGTCGGCACACTGAACGCCCAGAGTTGCGCCCTCACGCACGACGCCGACAACGAAGGCCACGGCGGCTTCCAGGCCACCGCCACCGCCGACCAGAACCTGCTGCCCGGATGGCTGGCGGCGACCCGGCCGGACATCGTTGTCATGCACTTCGGCACCAACGACGTCTGGAGCAGCATCGCGCCAGACACCATCCTCGCCGCGTACACCAAGCTGGTCGGCCAGATGCGTGCCAGCAACCCGGCGATGAAGGTGCTGGTCGCCCAGCTCATCCCGATCAATCCGAGCAGTTGCGCCGAGTGCGCCGCTCGTACAGTGGCCTTCAACCAGCGCATTCCGGCCTGGGCACATGGCATCACCACCGCGCAGTCGCCAGTAACCGTCGTCGATCAGTGGACGGGCTTCGACACGGCCACCGACACCTACGACGGCGTCCACCCCAACGCCTCCGGAGACACAAAGATGGCGGCCCGCTGGTACCCGGCACTGTCGGCCCTGCTCACCCCGGGGGACCCGGGGGACCCCGGAGACCCCGGAAGCGGTAGCTGCTCGGCCACCTTCCGGGCGGTGTCAGTGTGGCAGGGCGGCTACCAGGGTGAGGTGACGGTCACCAACACCTCATCCACGGCGGCGATCTCTTCCTGGGCGGTGACCCTCGCGCTCCCAACCGGCAGCCGGCTCACCCAGGTCTGGAACGGCGCGCTGACCGGGACGACGGTGCGCAACGCCGGGTGGAACGGCACGGTGACGGCGGGGGCGAGCACCACATTCGGCTTCCTCGCGAGTACGTCGGCTGCGGCGGGCACGCCTTCGGCGACGGCCACCTGTGCGGCGTCTTAG
- a CDS encoding SRPBCC domain-containing protein: protein MIHDTIERTIAINAPVQRVWSVLTEPAFLGRWFGNGEPVKIDLRPGGLLVFDHGVHGVIPARIETVEPPRLFSWRWSQGAAGEEPEDTNATLVEFTLTEDDSTGGTQLTLIESGFARIGLPTAEAAERHRANSQNWPGKLDQLRAVCEPTTA, encoded by the coding sequence ATGATCCACGACACGATCGAACGCACCATCGCGATCAACGCCCCCGTGCAGCGGGTGTGGTCCGTGCTGACCGAACCCGCCTTCCTCGGTCGCTGGTTCGGCAACGGAGAGCCAGTCAAGATCGACCTGCGCCCCGGCGGTCTTCTCGTCTTCGACCACGGTGTCCATGGCGTTATTCCCGCCCGTATCGAGACCGTCGAGCCGCCGCGGCTCTTCTCCTGGCGGTGGTCTCAAGGTGCCGCTGGAGAAGAGCCGGAGGACACCAATGCCACCCTGGTCGAGTTCACGCTGACCGAAGACGACTCCACCGGAGGTACCCAACTCACCTTGATTGAGAGCGGATTCGCGCGGATCGGGCTGCCAACCGCCGAGGCTGCCGAACGTCACCGCGCCAACAGCCAGAACTGGCCCGGCAAGCTCGACCAACTGCGCGCGGTCTGCGAGCCGACCACGGCATGA
- a CDS encoding metalloregulator ArsR/SmtB family transcription factor, translating to MTRAAEDDQVSEHVLVALADPIRREVLAILAREGGATSTSLAASLPVTRQAVAKHLAVLDRAGLVRAHRAGREVRYEADLQPLKQTTRWMATLATQWEHRLNTIKALAEGAAGP from the coding sequence ATGACCCGCGCCGCCGAGGACGATCAGGTCTCCGAGCATGTTCTGGTAGCCCTGGCTGACCCGATTCGTCGAGAAGTCCTCGCCATCCTTGCCCGCGAAGGCGGCGCCACATCGACATCCCTGGCAGCGAGCCTTCCCGTCACCCGCCAGGCGGTGGCCAAACACTTGGCCGTTCTGGACCGCGCTGGGCTTGTCCGCGCCCACCGGGCCGGCCGCGAGGTCCGCTACGAAGCTGACCTGCAACCGCTGAAGCAGACAACGCGGTGGATGGCCACCCTCGCCACCCAGTGGGAACACCGCCTCAACACCATCAAGGCCCTGGCGGAAGGCGCCGCTGGGCCCTGA
- a CDS encoding IS5 family transposase (programmed frameshift): MRRGEQLPWIVSDELWARIEPLLPVVRRRADHPGRRRLDDRKVLCGILFVLYTGIPWEFLPQELGFGSGMTCWRRLRDWNDAGVWQRLHESLLAELHAAGALDWSRAVIDGSHVRAMKGGPKTGPSPVDRARTGSKHHLITEAHGIPLAASLTGGNRNDVTQLMPLIEAVPPVRGRRGRPRRRPDRLYADRGYDHDKYRKQVRAVGITPVIARRGTEHGSGLGAHRWVVEQSFALLHWFRRLRIRWEIRDDIHEAFLTLGCALICWRRLCRATGS; this comes from the exons ATGAGGAGGGGTGAGCAGCTGCCGTGGATCGTGTCCGATGAGTTGTGGGCGCGGATCGAGCCGTTGTTGCCGGTCGTGCGCCGCCGCGCGGATCATCCGGGGCGCAGGCGTCTGGACGACCGCAAGGTCCTGTGCGGGATCCTGTTCGTGCTGTACACCGGCATTCCGTGGGAGTTCCTGCCCCAGGAACTGGGCTTCGGCTCCGGCATGACCTGCTGGCGGCGCCTGCGGGACTGGAATGACGCGGGTGTGTGGCAGCGTCTGCATGAATCGCTGCTGGCCGAGCTGCACGCCGCCGGCGCTCTGGACTGGTCCCGGGCGGTGATCGACGGCTCTCATGTGCGGGCCATGAAGGGCGGCC CCAAAACTGGACCGAGCCCGGTCGACCGTGCCCGAACAGGCTCCAAGCACCATCTGATCACCGAAGCGCACGGCATCCCCTTGGCCGCCTCCCTGACCGGCGGCAACCGCAACGACGTCACCCAGCTCATGCCCTTGATCGAGGCCGTTCCGCCAGTACGCGGCCGACGCGGACGACCCCGCCGACGCCCCGACCGCCTCTACGCCGACCGCGGCTACGACCACGACAAGTACCGCAAGCAGGTCCGGGCCGTCGGGATCACCCCGGTCATCGCCCGCCGCGGCACCGAACACGGCTCAGGACTGGGCGCCCACCGGTGGGTCGTCGAACAGAGCTTCGCACTCCTGCACTGGTTCCGCCGGTTACGCATCCGCTGGGAGATACGCGACGACATCCACGAAGCCTTCCTCACCCTCGGGTGCGCGCTCATCTGCTGGAGGAGATTGTGCCGTGCGACGGGTTCGTGA
- a CDS encoding MFS transporter: MNKFYRLWASTASSNFGDGLLHVLLPLLALAWGASGFEVSLVVASSYLPWLFGSLVIGVFVDRLNRSSIIRTANAVRVLATFVLLTVTLADYASVALLVALALVYGVAEVAADLSAQSTVSQVVLDEQLETSYGRISVSQVIANTLVGPAAAGILFGRTEFTLIGLIGACYVIAGVSTPATADSRGDTREPWSFRQIRSELRAGVSAVTSNSWLRRAALSVGVMNFASGANAGLLVTYAVSPGPLELTTGQYGVLLSALGVGSMIGSSVAARISRLLGESKAVPVGVTGLLITIAAPGLSLDVWVIGTLMTAGSAVGTLFGVKVISMRQRSVPNDLLGRANSAFQVVGIGSAPLGAIVGGLVASMVGIRPVFLCLGAFAAFTVVLLRPWRKEPVSVAA, encoded by the coding sequence GTGAACAAGTTCTACCGCCTCTGGGCATCCACCGCTTCGTCCAACTTCGGCGACGGACTTCTTCATGTCCTGCTACCGCTCCTGGCTTTGGCCTGGGGCGCCTCCGGCTTCGAAGTGTCCCTCGTTGTCGCATCGAGCTACCTCCCATGGTTGTTCGGAAGTCTGGTCATCGGCGTCTTCGTGGACCGGCTGAACAGATCCTCGATCATCCGTACGGCGAATGCGGTACGGGTTCTCGCCACCTTCGTCCTCCTGACGGTGACGCTGGCCGACTATGCGAGTGTCGCCCTGCTGGTCGCGCTGGCTCTCGTCTACGGAGTCGCGGAGGTGGCAGCGGACCTGAGCGCCCAGAGCACGGTCTCCCAGGTGGTCCTGGATGAGCAACTGGAGACCTCGTACGGGCGGATATCCGTCTCGCAAGTGATCGCAAATACGTTGGTGGGACCGGCAGCGGCCGGGATCTTGTTCGGGCGGACCGAGTTCACCCTGATAGGACTCATCGGCGCGTGCTACGTGATCGCAGGGGTATCGACCCCTGCGACCGCGGACAGCAGAGGGGACACCCGCGAGCCCTGGTCCTTCCGCCAGATCCGGAGCGAACTACGGGCCGGAGTATCGGCCGTCACCAGCAACTCCTGGCTGCGCCGCGCCGCGCTCTCGGTGGGCGTCATGAACTTCGCATCGGGTGCCAATGCCGGGCTGTTGGTGACGTATGCGGTGAGCCCCGGCCCACTTGAGCTGACGACGGGCCAGTATGGGGTGCTGCTGTCGGCACTGGGTGTGGGATCGATGATCGGCAGTTCGGTCGCCGCGCGCATCTCCCGACTGCTCGGTGAGTCCAAGGCGGTTCCGGTCGGCGTCACAGGACTGCTGATCACCATCGCGGCTCCCGGTCTCTCGCTCGATGTATGGGTCATCGGGACCCTGATGACTGCGGGAAGTGCGGTCGGCACCCTCTTCGGAGTGAAGGTCATCTCCATGCGTCAACGGTCCGTGCCGAACGACCTTCTCGGCCGTGCGAACTCCGCGTTCCAGGTTGTCGGGATCGGCTCGGCGCCTCTGGGCGCGATCGTCGGGGGCCTGGTGGCATCGATGGTCGGCATCCGCCCGGTCTTCCTCTGCCTGGGCGCGTTCGCCGCGTTCACTGTCGTCCTGCTCAGGCCGTGGCGGAAGGAGCCGGTGTCCGTGGCGGCGTGA
- a CDS encoding M4 family metallopeptidase, producing MRPVCGILPPYILEKLAEAADHPDAREAARETLAVAADFRQNRIDTPSLAAPAPPTQYVLTRTIYDTNNSMALPGNVVRAEGGVPMLDGTVNRAYESLGLTFNFFQNVYGRHSIDDANLPLDATVHYRRRFNNALWDSSQMIFGDGDGRVFNDFTLSHDIIAHELSHGVTQYTAGFVYQDESGALNESVSDVFGSLVKQYVRQQRADQADWLIGAGLFTPAVRGQALRSMKDPGSAFDDPQLGGKDKQPKHMSGYIRTTNDNGGVHDNSGIPNQAFYLTATAIGGFAWEKAGRIWYETMTSGQLSQNCTFREFAEATANTAKRLYNSGSELAAVEDAWRAVGVL from the coding sequence ATGCGCCCCGTCTGCGGCATCCTCCCGCCGTACATTCTCGAAAAGCTGGCCGAGGCGGCGGACCATCCCGACGCCCGCGAGGCCGCCCGGGAAACGCTCGCCGTTGCCGCCGACTTCCGGCAGAACCGGATCGACACGCCGAGCCTGGCGGCCCCCGCCCCGCCCACGCAGTACGTCCTGACGCGGACCATCTACGACACCAACAACAGCATGGCGCTACCCGGCAACGTGGTCAGGGCAGAAGGCGGCGTCCCCATGCTGGACGGCACTGTCAACCGTGCCTACGAAAGCCTCGGTCTCACCTTCAACTTCTTTCAGAACGTCTACGGGCGCCACTCCATCGACGATGCCAACCTGCCGCTGGACGCGACGGTCCACTACCGTCGCCGGTTCAACAACGCCCTCTGGGACAGCAGCCAAATGATCTTCGGAGACGGTGACGGTCGCGTCTTCAACGATTTCACCCTCTCCCACGACATCATCGCCCACGAACTCTCGCACGGGGTCACGCAGTACACCGCCGGCTTCGTCTACCAGGACGAGTCGGGCGCCCTCAACGAGTCGGTCTCGGATGTCTTCGGCTCGCTGGTGAAACAGTACGTGCGGCAGCAGAGGGCTGATCAGGCCGATTGGCTGATCGGGGCGGGCCTGTTCACCCCGGCGGTGCGCGGGCAGGCCCTGCGGTCCATGAAGGACCCAGGTTCGGCCTTCGACGACCCACAGCTGGGCGGCAAGGACAAACAGCCGAAGCACATGAGCGGCTATATCCGCACCACGAACGACAACGGCGGCGTCCACGACAACTCAGGCATCCCCAACCAAGCCTTCTACCTGACCGCGACCGCCATAGGCGGCTTCGCCTGGGAGAAGGCGGGACGCATCTGGTACGAGACGATGACCTCCGGGCAGCTCTCCCAGAACTGCACCTTCCGGGAGTTCGCGGAAGCCACGGCGAACACAGCCAAGCGGCTCTACAACTCGGGGAGTGAGCTTGCTGCGGTGGAAGACGCGTGGCGGGCCGTCGGCGTCCTGTGA
- a CDS encoding tyrosinase family protein yields the protein MTDPWDPQLLWYARAVRRMQGRPESEPTSWLWQANIHGEKAENPGPNPEWNNCPHGGWFFLPWHRAYILCFEEIVRDVIQNELDGPDDWALPYWNYTRVTNGDPDSPESLECRRLPIAFRSPDWPDGEGDNPLYLAEPDRSPGAALGAPIGWTEVNPHKAMQAPRFTGVTQFGSDYTDSHLSHSNGQSGLLEMQPHNLIHGYVGGVMSQFFSPRDPIFWLHHANIDRLWAAWIASNSGHKNPTDADWLGFTHTFRNAHANQVGFKSEALQSEEELGYVYESLTDGVGLKPPERLVAMLAAGVDPPPQQVAATSGPTDLGSDALAVPLTPEPSARAEALPEAASPQTPNRAILTMDDVRADTPPQTNYRVFVGARPDHEEDLDPEGPYFIGHVHFFGAVGGNTHHHGGAGLTFKFDITEHLTELRQLGVWNGEGIPPVVVTPAPLGPLPPDAGEEAHALAAVPTPPPGSRPRIGSISLSTT from the coding sequence ATGACAGATCCCTGGGATCCCCAGCTTCTCTGGTATGCCCGAGCGGTACGGCGGATGCAGGGCAGGCCGGAATCGGAGCCGACGAGCTGGCTCTGGCAGGCCAACATCCACGGCGAGAAAGCGGAAAACCCCGGCCCCAACCCGGAATGGAACAACTGTCCGCACGGTGGCTGGTTCTTTCTGCCCTGGCATCGCGCCTACATCCTCTGCTTCGAGGAGATCGTGCGCGATGTCATCCAGAACGAGCTGGACGGACCCGATGACTGGGCACTGCCGTACTGGAACTACACCCGGGTGACGAACGGCGACCCGGACAGCCCGGAATCCCTGGAATGCCGGCGCCTGCCGATCGCGTTCCGCAGCCCGGACTGGCCCGACGGCGAGGGCGACAACCCGCTGTACCTGGCGGAGCCCGATCGCAGCCCGGGTGCCGCCCTGGGCGCTCCCATCGGGTGGACGGAGGTCAACCCGCACAAGGCCATGCAGGCACCGCGCTTCACCGGTGTGACGCAGTTCGGCAGCGATTACACCGACAGCCATCTGTCCCACAGCAACGGGCAGTCCGGTCTGCTGGAAATGCAGCCGCACAACCTCATCCACGGTTACGTGGGAGGGGTGATGTCGCAGTTCTTCTCGCCCCGGGACCCCATCTTCTGGCTGCACCACGCCAACATCGACCGTCTCTGGGCCGCTTGGATCGCGAGTAACTCCGGGCACAAGAACCCGACGGACGCGGACTGGCTCGGCTTCACCCACACCTTCCGCAACGCGCACGCCAATCAGGTCGGGTTCAAGTCCGAAGCCCTGCAGTCCGAGGAGGAGCTCGGGTACGTCTACGAGTCGCTGACGGACGGAGTCGGGCTGAAGCCGCCCGAGCGGTTGGTCGCCATGCTGGCGGCCGGCGTCGACCCCCCGCCGCAGCAGGTGGCGGCCACCTCGGGCCCGACCGACCTGGGATCGGACGCTCTCGCCGTCCCGTTGACCCCTGAGCCCAGTGCCCGCGCCGAGGCCCTGCCGGAGGCCGCCTCACCGCAGACGCCGAACCGCGCGATCCTCACCATGGACGACGTACGCGCCGACACGCCGCCCCAGACGAACTACCGCGTCTTCGTCGGCGCCCGCCCCGACCACGAAGAGGACCTCGACCCGGAGGGCCCGTACTTCATCGGCCACGTTCACTTCTTCGGCGCGGTCGGGGGCAACACCCACCATCACGGTGGTGCAGGGCTCACGTTCAAGTTCGACATCACCGAGCACCTCACCGAGCTGCGCCAGCTGGGCGTGTGGAACGGCGAGGGAATTCCGCCGGTCGTGGTGACACCGGCTCCGCTCGGCCCGCTGCCGCCCGACGCCGGGGAGGAGGCACATGCCCTCGCGGCCGTGCCGACGCCACCGCCCGGCTCGCGCCCCCGCATCGGCAGTATCTCCCTGAGCACCACCTGA